A window of Phocoena phocoena chromosome 6, mPhoPho1.1, whole genome shotgun sequence contains these coding sequences:
- the LOC136124127 gene encoding LOW QUALITY PROTEIN: small ribosomal subunit protein eS4, X isoform-like (The sequence of the model RefSeq protein was modified relative to this genomic sequence to represent the inferred CDS: inserted 2 bases in 1 codon) — MARGPKKHLKHTAAPKHWMLDKLTGVFSPHPSTGPHKLRECLXRNRLKYALTGDEVKKICMQRSIKIDGKVLTDITYPAGFMDVISIDKTGENFLLIYDTKVRFAVHHITPEEAKYKLCKVRMIFVETKGIPHLVTHDARTIRYHDPLIKVNDTIQTDLETGKITDFIRFDTGNLCTVTGGANLGRIGVITNRERHPGSFDVVHVKDAKGNSFATRLSNIFVIGKGNKPWISLPRGKGIHLTIAEERDKRLTANRAVDKMISK, encoded by the exons ATGGCTCGCGGTCCCAAGAAACACCTGAAGCACACAGCAGCTCCAAAGCATTGGATGCTGGATAAACTGACTGGTGTGTTTTCTCCTCATCCATCTACCGGTCCCCACAAGCTCAGGGAATGTCT AAGGAACAGACTTAAGTATGCCCTAACAGGAGATGAAGTAAAGAAGATATGCATGCAGCGTTCCATTAAGATTGATGGCAAGGTCCTCACTGATATAACCTACCCTGCTGGTTTTATGGATGTCATCAGCATTGACAAGACTGGAGAGAATTTTCTTCTGATCTATGACACCAAGGTTCGCTTTGCTGTTCATCATATTACACCTGAGGAGGCCAAGTATAAGTTGTGCAAAGTGAGAATGATCTTTGTGGAGACAAAAGGAATCCCTCATCTGGTGACCCACGATGCTCGCACCATCCGCTACCATGATCCCCTCATCAAGGTGAATGACACCATTCAAACTGATTTGGAGACTGGCAAGATTACTGATTTCATCAGATTTGACACTGGTAACCTGTGCACGGTGACTGGAGGTGCTAACCTGGGAAGAATTGGTGTGATCACTAACCGGGAGAGACATCCTGGTTCTTTTGATGTAGTTCATGTGAAAGATGCCAAAGGCAATAGCTTTGCCACCCGGCTCTCCAACATTTTCGTTATTGGCAAAGGCAACAAACCATGGATCTCTCTTCCTCGTGGAAAGGGTATCCACCTTACCATTGCTGAGGAGAGAGACAAGAGACTGACGGCAAACAGAGCAGTGGATAAAATGATCTCTAAGTGA